The DNA window gttctggagtcgaacatggacttgtttttggcgcatgtcggcaaatgcacggactcaaTTGActtcgtcatggggtatccccatgcgtacattgctggtgaccacgccgtggcttggacccgcaacatcagcatcatcgttggcccaatcagtcagtggtggaccttcatcttcgacaatcatgcgtacatgatgtcggcgatgctgtcaacgtaccacagccgtgttggacccttcactgccgtcCATCgagcttggagcacaccaaatgcccgctccacatccttgcgcgcttcCTCCTGACGTTGCGCAAAGTATATGTTCTTTTCATCTACTAGAcacctgatcgtcttcacaaagacgggccacatcgggtatatctcatccgccaaataatagcccatgttgtggtggttgccgttggcgacgaagctgacggccggaccgacgcccatgcactggtcgttgaaaaggggcgacgactggaggacgttgatgtcgttgttcgactcggctactccaaaataggcatgccaaatccacaaactgtagtcagctaccgccttaaggatcatcgtgggattcttgacCTTGAAACCaatagtgtacatccctttccaggaagcgggacagttcttccactaccagtgcatacaatctatgctgcctaacatccccgggaACCCGTACTGATTCTCGTGCATATCCaacagagcctgacaatcttcgggggggtaggcttccgaagatacctatccccgaatatctccccaacgccctgacaaaaatacttcagacacTCTCGAGCAGTCGTCTCgtcgatgtggaggtactcgtcgaacatgtcggccgcgcctccgtatgccagctgcctgattgcggcagtgcacttctgaatcggcgtgttgccgggtttaccagccgcatcctcccgcaccctgaaatacccgtatcgacgctccaaagcgcccacgatacacAGAAAGAGCGGATGATGCATCCTAAACTATCGCCGGAATAGGTTCTCCCTaaaccgtggctccggcgcaaagtaatCCGCGTACAATCTACggtgggcagcgaggtggtctcggggtactatagtgcgacggtggatgggtcgaggcaccgccGGCGCCGAGGCCGCTTGTTCATCCCTCTCTGCGGCATCCCGCACACGTGCGTGAATCAaccgcatcatgtgttcataatgcccatcaccaccactaccacaaccactaccactaccggcCATTACggataaataaaagaaatttagagagagaaaaacttgttaatacaagtggtgcgaatgaagtgaagttcaacgggatgtatttataggaaccgaaaaaaaacatttaatgcaataaacgggaatttcgtgcggacgtccgtgggagtcaacgcaatggcggacgtccgcacggaatttCCCGCGGAATTCCTCAcgggaattccgtatccgtgcatgaTACGCAcgatggcggacgtccgccatggaattcccgcacgccggtgggaattccgcaGTGACGTctgccactgctgatgctctaatgGTTTGGGAATTGATGTTTTGTGATGAAGAAATTGAATGGAATGCTTATTACTATAGATATATGTCACATATGAAtataagttgtgacttgtgacCCAAcctttatttattactccctaaTTTAGAATACACACTAAAGTTTTTACAAAACCCATAATTTTGTCAATTCTTAGGCTCATGAACTCCTGGACAGAAAAGGAAACTCTGATGAATCTGTAGCTGTGCTGAAACCGGTGGTGTCTGAGGTAtacaaagaatcatatactgCAATTGACATTGCAGGCTCTGTTTCTTCATCACAAGTTTGCAGATTCGAGACTAGTTTCCCCATTTGGATGGCTTCCAACTCCATCCCCGCTTCCTTCATCGTCGGCCCTTGCTTTCCGTCCAAACTCAGACATCTCCGAGCAAGCCTCGCCACCGCCACAACATCTTCCACCCCACCCTCTCTCACCACCTCTGGATCAAGAATGTCGAACAATTTATCTCCTTGCATCGAGTGCAAGAACTGCGCGACCAGACTCCTCCCTCCTTCCTCCTTAGCCGCTGCAGTCACTGCTTTCTCCCCCGTCAGAAGCTCCACCACAACCACGCCAAAGCTGTAAACGTCTCTCTTTTCTGTGAACTGATTCGACTGGAAGTACTCGGGATCCATGTATCCGAAAGTACCCATCACTCGCGTGGTCACGTGAGTTTGATCCACGTTGAACGACCTCGAGGTCCCAAAATCCGACACTTTGGCGTGATACTTCTCGTCTAGGAGTATGTTGGTCGACTTGATATCTCTGTGATAGATAGGGACCGATGCAGAGTAATGCAGGTAAGCAAGAGCAGCTGCTACTTCTGCTGCGATTCTGAGACGAATCTTCCATGACAAAGGGAACTCGTTGCCTAGATCGTGGATGTGTTGGAAGAGAGTACCGTTTGGAACAAACTCGTAGACGAGAAGAGGAACCTCGGTCTCCAGACAACATCCTAGCAACTTCACCACATTCCTAAGATTGAGTTGGGACAGTATCGTGACCTCATTCACGAATGCTCCAACCTCGGATTCATCCATCTTCTCGGATTTTTTCACCGCGACGATTCTTCCATCAGGTAGCATTCCTTTGTAGACAGTGCCTTGCCCGCCACGAACAAGTACGCGATTATCATTGTAACGGTCTGTGGCCAATGCCAATTCTTTGGAGTTGAAGAATCTGATATTCTCGGCGGTGTTATTAGTAGAAGACAGCAGCAAGAATCCACCATTTCGCTTGAAGAACTTCTTCTTACGGCTGGCTTGGATTCTCTTCCTCACGATTTTGGAAAACACCAACGCGCCTCCGAGCAAAACCAGCCCACCTAAGCCGCAGCTGATACCGATGATTACTGTGTTCATCTTGGCTCCTTTGCTATCACCCTGAACTTGACATAAGAATGAACCGGCCGTGTTGACACATGTAGTCCCGATTTGGCACTTGTTCAATGACGAATTCCGGCACTCGTCTACGTCCTCGCAGCTCAAATAAGGATTGCCTTGATAACCAGGCTTGCAAGAACATATGGTCGTGCTCATGTTTTGTCCATCATATAACAAGAAAAATGGAAACTCATTTTTTTCGCATTGAACCCCAGGCAGCGTCGTTGCATTGGATATCTCGAACTCCCACTCAAGCACTAAAGGTGTGCGGAGATGGGGTGAAAAGTTTTTGGGCTCCGTCATGTTGTGTAAGTCGGTGTGGTTAGCATATTCGTTGATCAGTCATGAACACATAACCGCAGGTGAGAGAAGCATTGGTATCGACGTTGGGATTTCTGTAGAAGAACTCGATTTCTCTCTGGCAGCAGTTCATTCCTTCGCAGGTGGATGAGAGTGCGCAGATGGGGTTGCATTCTCCGTTGGAAGGGAGCAGAGAAACGACGTTCTGGCAGCCGACGACGACCAATCTGTTGTAGATGCTGGAGAAGGTGGCGTAAGATGCAGCCATGGGCTGCGCCAGCTGCCGCATCTTATTATCTTTAGAGCAATTGAGAGGAGAGACGGACTGCATCACCTTAACTGTTTTGGTGGCCAACGAGATATCTACCAATTCTTCGAACCCTGTTTGCACCATAAAAAATGGTCTCGGGGGATTGAAGCTTTCGTTGCAGCCAATCGTGAAAGGTGCGTCAGCGCTGCAATTCATTCCAATGCCGAAAGGATATGGAACGACGACGTTTCCACACTTTTCCCTGCAGCCCGGCTTCGACAGAGACGTGCCTTGCCATGCCTTGCCCTGCCACCATCGTCGCAAGGTGGAGGGAGAGCGCGGTGATCAGGAATAGTGAGGGCATTTTCATTTTGATTACCAAACTTGTCTAAGTCTAATTCCAAGAAGATAGACAAGCTTGATCTTAATATTATTCTTTTGATAATCTATAAAGTTTTAATGCttgaaaaaatgaattaataccGTGTTGAAATTGTGAGATTGATTGAATTCCACGAGTCAATTAATTGAAAAGTCTCAACAAGACTTTCCAAAAGAAATATAAATTCAGTATGCGATGAAATGCAAATGGCCCCACAGAAATATAGTAGCCTCTTTgttcagatttttttttaaattaactcctatataagggaggaaattacaactgttGACTCGTGCTAATTTAGTATTCAAAAGCgtcacccgcaagtgtacgagtTAAGTAGCACGTGGTAAGCTAAATTATCGATCCACGGAGACTAAAAGCCGGTTTGAATACTATGATGTAACTTTGAACACTATCTAGACTAATAAAAGGGGTTTTTGGTTTTCTTAACTAAGATCAAAGAACAAATAAGCTAGTAAGacaattaactaagaaaaacaaacaaacaaagataggttttcacacaaattgggaaAGTATAGGGAAATGGATCCGTTAGAATGGATCAAGGATTTCATCTATGGgtcatgctcatctattgggCCTCAAATGCGGTTAGGAAAGTCGGGATAATCGGTTAGaccccctctcgggtgcatctaacaCGTGGGTCAATCTCTAGTGTAGGAGTCTCGTCCATACAATTCGAGATTGACTCCAAAGCACAACGGACCCAAGCCCTCTCTCTAGCTTATGCATCTCTCGATTACATATAATGCACGGAGTTGTTGATTACACATCTATCCTAATCTTGTATTTCTCAATAACATCAATTAGGTACAAGATTTAtctaattggtagctaagcaattagaTATTAAAAGACCAAGGttcaacaaaaccaacaaaagaGATAGATACGCATTCAACCATAGAttcaatccatacaatccattcaaacttcaccaaatccctacTAAAAGCTTAGCTACTCATAGTCAaagctaacataaaagcaaaaacaaggaaaacaaaGCTACACATAATAGAAATGATACTAGAACTCCCTATGGTGGAATTGATGGTGGGAGGTCTCCTTCCTCCAATCTCTTGGAAATGGGAAGCTCCTTGACTTCAAATCCTCTCAAAACCTTACTTTCTTGCTAAGATTCGTGGTGTGGGAGTTAGGGTTTGGAAATGAGTGAGAACCCTTTTATATCCGGAGTGAGAAAGAGGCAAAGTTGGCAACAGCgacaaatcgcccggtcgggcgatctgtAAGTCGGAatatgcccggtcgggcgatctggGTAAATCGCGATGAGgcttcaaacgcccggtcgggcgttttgttggatgaaaaacgcccggtcgggcgaactttctgtttTCTTCGGCTtgcgcccgaccgggcgttttttatatgaaaatcgcccggtcgggcgaactttctgtgGTCAGCCCGTTCGCTCCGTTTTGCCCGTTTTAGACCTGTTCTTGCATCAAAACTCTGACAAACTCGTTAACTCTAAAAAATAGCTGAAAAGTGGGTGAAACATATACTTTATACCTCAAAAGATTCAACAACATGTGTTAATCAcccatctaaacatcctaaactatgagtttgtcaactcccccaaacttaaacatTTGTTAGTCCTCGAACAAGAAGAAAGAAACAAGACATACAAACTCATGCAAGGATGTGGAGTGTCATCATTGCctcaatagaaataaaatacgaCAAGTATCAATGGCCTCGGATGCATGTAAAGTATTATGAAATATAGCTTCAAGTTACTATCATGTGCTCAACCTTGCCAATTTGCCCTCTCAAGGAGAAAATGCAATGTGCATTTTAGAAatttcactcactctcaaagtaTATAAACTCTTGACATAACTCTCAAATCATCAAACACATGgatagtttaccataggcttgctcgaaatTTACACTCTCCTCTACTATGGTGTGATTAAAGATATAaggtccgaaaggtcttttcaataggttgtaatgtaggctctttggatAGGTGAGGCAATTTTCGGCTAAAGTGACTTTAATTCCCAATATCTTGCTCAACTTCACCAACTTTCTTCCCCAATCTAGCTAGTTCTAGGCTTCCCTAGACTCTTCTCATCTACCAACATTCCACTTTTGTTCTTCACCTCTTTTTCAACCTTCACACACCCTTTCCAATAAATGTCAATTATTAACTATTTCTcactttcaattttcttttcttttctctctctttttttttctatttcttttctttctttttctccatGCTTTGCATGGTAACATCactattctttctttctttttcttttgtttttctacCTCAATAAGCTTCTATTTCATTTGCTAATTCCCCCTTTCAAACTTTCATTTCCttttgatttttcaaaaatagaacaCAAGAAATCCAACCCCATGGTTTGTCAAAGGAAAGGTTATTGGCTCAAAGTGGGCTAACAAAGATTATTAACATGATAACGGGTAAAAGTAGAATTTGGCTAacaaggatggcctaacgtcctcccttatctctatgatcactatgtagactcaaagaaatcgcgagcaagttctagaaacatacgACATGTTTGAGATAAATCACACATTTAGGAACAATATAGGCTCAATTCTCACAAGGTCATTTTGGCAAAAGACAAGGCACCATGTAATTCACTTTAGGcaatttgaaatgaaaaatcACATGTTCTTTAGCCATATCAACAAGGTTTTCGAAAGTTTTTGCACAAAATCATCATTGGCAACTCCTCCATCATGTCTCACACTcgttcaaatttcaatttttctcaacCCTACTATCATCCTAGCCAAGGGAGATAATTCAACACAAAAGgaaacaagaaaaacaaacctaaaaagaaaaacaaagacaCAAACACAAGTGGAACAAGGAAACAAAACCACATAAGTTTACATGcccacatatcatcatcaaatatCATCAAAAGAATAGGGGTACAGGCCGGGGTATCATCATCAAATAAAGAGGGAGAGAGGTAAAAGAGGGAATCCACTAGacacccccccaaacttattccaagCAAAGCTAGGATAAGTTTGAAAGAGAGTGGATCTCCCATGGACCTTCActgcggaggaggaggcggatgCTGCCACTGGCCACAGAATTCATCGAATCGGGCATTGATGTTGGCCCATTGTGCATTGTTGAAATCAGTGAATTGGGTCCAGTTGGTTTCGAACTGGTCCCATCGCGCTTCATTCTGGACCCAATATTCCTGCTGACGCAACTCCATCCGTGTCAACCTCTCATTGATCGAGCCGTAGTCCTCCTCTTGTCGCTCTTGTCGGCTTCGTGTCCTCTGCGTGCTTGTCCCGGCTTCATCTCCCCCTTGGTAGGTCGGTTGATCCTCACCTTCctcctcattttcttcttcattctgcTCGTCCCCCATCTCGATCTCGGGAAAGCCCATGTGGGGCGCTTCATCAAcactcgagctcgggctcacaTCCCTAAATTGCAAGTTCCGCGGATTCACCGCCGTGACTTGTTCGTGGACCGCAGCCTTCATCTTCCAGTTTTCCTTGTGGAAAGGACCGTTCACATAGGTGTTGACGGTGTCCGGGAGGGGGTAATGATCTACTGCCCTCTGTATCAAATATATCTGCCCTCGTTGGTCCACTCCGACCAGCCTTGTTCTTCTCAGAAAGCCGAAGTCCATCAAGTTGTCACCAATGTCGGCGACCAAGCCCCTCGTCGACACTCCCAGATGAAGTGCAATAGCTGACACAACCGCACCGACACAGAGTGTGCCGGTTTTCTTCTTCGAAGCCCTCTCAAGATGTTTGATCATGAAGTGGCCCAAATTCAAGGGAGCCTCCTTGTGCAAAATAGTCCATAACTGGAAGAGCTCGTCTCTCTGCACACTCCCATGCTCATGACGAGCGAAGGGGTAACATACACACGCCTTCTGGAGTAAGCGCAAGGCTGGGTTCCTAATGAGAGAACCCTTTGCCCTGTTGGCGGCGAAGTTGTCATCAACGGTAGTGATGGCCTTCCAGAAGTCATTCGCATTGTGACTGAAGTTAAACGGCTCTCTATACACCTCCCCTGAAAATCCAAAGATCTCCTTGAATTGTGCCATCGTCACTGTGTACTCAGCATTCCTCATACGAAACTTGATGGCAACTATCTCCCTCCTGTTCATGATTACCTCAAGGGTAGACAAGAACTCCAGTGTAAGCCTCTGATAGGAGGGGTTCCTCTGTGCCATGAAGAGCCCATTTAGTTGCCCctcttcacatagctcattgaAGCACTGCTCAATGCCCAACCGTCGGATTGTGATAGGGCATGGATATCTAGCTACCCGGTAGGGTAGTTGTGAGAGTTCGGcccatttcttcttctcttcggCATTCAAATTAACTCCAGAGTGGTTGGGCGCCATCGTTCACTACCTAAAAATTGAGAGTATTAGATCAATTCGACAAGAAACCACAAAGATGCATTAATGCAGACACTCTCCCCCAAACATACTCTATACTAAAAGAACTTCTCATTCATACATTTATCAAGACTAGAATCAACCCCCCATTGTGTCACACAATGTCTCTTCCACAACAATAAACCTCAATCATGCTTAACTCAAACATTCCACCAACATGCATCACTTATCTAACATTGCATCTATGTAGACATCAACAAATCAAAGCATGCTAGTTCCCCACACTCAATAACCACAAACCCATGAAGGAAATTGCACAATTCATGCTCAAAGCAACCATTCAAACCAAATTCATCCTCTAACTAGCAATTAGTCAAGAAATCTCCAAACAAACGAAAGACATGTTAGTTTCCAACCCTCGATTCACCAATAATCATCTAAACACCGAGCATAAGTAagagaagaatgaaaaaaaaatcatacctttcgGGCTTAGAGTGATAGAAAACGGAtttctctcctttttgcttgttcttgagtaaatcAACCGATTAATCGGTTCAACCCTTGAATTAGATGGATTGGGAGGATGGTATGTGTGTGAAATCAGTGTAAGTGGAAGATTTGAAGGTGGAGGGGCGAGAGAGAGTAGAGAGGAACGAGAGAGAAATGGGGGTAGGGTTTTGAAAGTGTAAAAACTGACCTGGTTTGCGTCTTTAAATCGCGCGaagaaatcgcccggtcgggcgaactttctggacaatCCCGATTTcatcaaacgcccggtcgggcgattcgtATTTTGtacatcgcccggtcgggcgatcttGATTTCtgtaaacgcccggtcgggcgatttgcactttgcaaaacgcccggtcgggcgaactttctggattccGAGTCCATTTCGCCATTTCTCCAGTTTTTTGTCCGCTTTTCACCCATCAAAGCCTATCTCCTGTTCCACTtaaaacacacaaaacacaccaaaaacaagaacaaaataaaaacacaccaaaaacacAAAAGCTATAAAttttacctactaggggttgcctcccccATAGCGCAATTGTTTAACGTCATTTGCCCGACGCTTTGCAAGCTCCACTACTCAATCAAGGCAACCACAAAGACTTCGTCTTGTTGCTCCTTGGTAAAGAACCTCTTGAGATTTTGACCATTTGCCTTGAACGTGCTTCCATCGGGTCCTTTGAGCTCCATTGTGCCATTGCTCATGACCTCCTTGATAGTGAAGGGTCCCGACCACTTAGATTTTAGCTTGCCCGGAAAGAGTCTCAACTTGTGGTTGAAAAGCAACACGGCATCCCCCTTGTGGAATTCACGCCTCTCAATCATCTTGTCGTGATACGTCTTcatcctctccttgtagatTGAGGAATTAGCATAAGCTTCATTCCTAAATTCATCAAGTAAATTGAGGTGAAGCTTCCTTTCCTTGCCGGCCTTGGTGAAGTCCATGTTCATTTGCCTTACCGCCCAATATGATGAGTGCTTCAATTCAACCGGGAGATGGCATGATttcccaaagaccaattgaTAAGGTGACATCCCGATTGGCGTCTTGTAAGCCGTCCTATACGCCCATAGAGCATCGTCAAGCTTGAGAGCCCAATCTCTACGGTTAGCATTGACACTCTTTTGCAATATTTGTTTGATCTCTCTATTGGCCAACTCGGTTTGACCATTAGCTTGTGGATGATAAGGAGTTGTCACCCGATGCTTCACTCCATGCCTTGCTAAGACCGCCTCTAGCCACCTATTGCGAAAATGAGACCCTCCATCACTTATGATAGCCCGAGGTGCGCCGAATCGCGTGAATATGTTCTTTTGAACGAATTTAATCACCACCTTTGAATCATTAGTTTGGGTAGGAATGGCTTCCACCCACCTTGATACATAGTCAACGGCTAGTAGAATGTATTGGAACCCACTAGATGGAGGAAAGGGCCCCATGAAGTCAATGCCCCACACATCAAACAACTCGACTTCAACAATTGTCGTCAATggcatctccttcttcttaGAAACACCCCCCATTCTCTGGCACTCGTTGCATCTTCTCACGTAGTCCTGGCAGTCTTTGGTGATGGTTGGCCAAAATAGACCACTTTGGAGCACTTTCATAGCAGTCCGGTTAGCTCCAAAATGCCCCCCACTAGGTGCGGTGTGGCAATGCATAATAACGGACTCCCACTCCTCTTGAGGGACACATCTTCTAATCACCATGTCGGCACATCTTCTAAAAAGACAAGGctcgtcccaaaaatagaacTTCACGTCGTGGAAGaacttcttcttttgatagTCCTCAAGTCCTTCGGGAATCACCTTAGCAACAAGATAGTTCACAATATTGGCATACCATGCCACTTGACCCTTGGCCACATAAAACAAATGCTCATCCGGGAATTCTTCATTGATGACCAACTTCAATTTTTCCTCTTCACTAGCATGCTCCAATCTTGAAAGATGATCCGCCACCACATTCTCACACCCTTTTCTATCTCGGATTTCCAAATCAAATTCTTGAAGGAGCAAGATCCACCTTATAAGCCTTGGTTTTGCATCTTGCTTAACAAATAGATGGCGGATGGCGGCATGGTCAGTAAAGACAATAGTTTTGGCCCCAATAAGGTAAGGGCGGAACTTGTCAAAAGAGTAGACCACCGCAAGCATTTCCTTCTCGGTAGTGGTGTAGTTAGCTTGAGCCGAATCCAATGTCCTACTAGCATAATATATC is part of the Salvia splendens isolate huo1 chromosome 6, SspV2, whole genome shotgun sequence genome and encodes:
- the LOC121806638 gene encoding uncharacterized protein LOC121806638: MAPNHSGVNLNAEEKKKWAELSQLPYRVARYPCPITIRRLGIEQCFNELCEEGQLNGLFMAQRNPSYQRLTLEFLSTLEVIMNRREIVAIKFRMRNAEYTVTMAQFKEIFGFSGEVYREPFNFSHNANDFWKAITTVDDNFAANRAKGSLIRNPALRLLQKACVCYPFARHEHGSVQRDELFQLWTILHKEAPLNLGHFMIKHLERASKKKTGTLCVGAVVSAIALHLGVSTRGLVADIGDNLMDFGFLRRTRLVGVDQRGQIYLIQRAVDHYPLPDTVNTYVNGPFHKENWKMKAAVHEQVTAVNPRNLQFRDVSPSSSVDEAPHMGFPEIEMGDEQNEEENEEEGEDQPTYQGGDEAGTSTQRTRSRQERQEEDYGSINERLTRMELRQQEYWVQNEARWDQFETNWTQFTDFNNAQWANINARFDEFCGQWQHPPPPPQ
- the LOC121807988 gene encoding wall-associated receptor kinase-like 22, encoding MTEPKNFSPHLRTPLVLEWEFEISNATTLPGVQCEKNEFPFFLLYDGQNMSTTICSCKPGYQGNPYLSCEDVDECRNSSLNKCQIGTTCVNTAGSFLCQVQGDSKGAKMNTVIIGISCGLGGLVLLGGALVFSKIVRKRIQASRKKKFFKRNGGFLLLSSTNNTAENIRFFNSKELALATDRYNDNRVLVRGGQGTVYKGMLPDGRIVAVKKSEKMDESEVGAFVNEVTILSQLNLRNVVKLLGCCLETEVPLLVYEFVPNGTLFQHIHDLGNEFPLSWKIRLRIAAEVAAALAYLHYSASVPIYHRDIKSTNILLDEKYHAKVSDFGTSRSFNVDQTHVTTRVMGTFGYMDPEYFQSNQFTEKRDVYSFGVVVVELLTGEKAVTAAAKEEGGRSLVAQFLHSMQGDKLFDILDPEVVREGGVEDVVAVARLARRCLSLDGKQGPTMKEAGMELEAIQMGKLVSNLQTCDEETEPAMSIAVYDSLYTSDTTGFSTATDSSEFPFLSRSS